One genomic region from Parerythrobacter aestuarii encodes:
- a CDS encoding cupin domain-containing protein, whose protein sequence is MDYANPPLPFDQPADADIPQDVFPAEQRARFAAHYPEQPHILQHTLEDHPLLTLDALAQLAGRLPESAIEYNRGNLPIGVDGKPEANGMTIEQTIHHISTSNSWAVLKNIEQDPAYQALLLRLLGELRSEIEEKTGAMLRPQGFIFISSPDAVTPYHFDPEHNILLQIRGSKTMTQFPAGDARYAPDEIHETYHSGGARELTWRDELAEGGTDFAITAGEALFVPVMAPHFVRNGPASSISLSITWRSDWSFEEADARGLNRLLRKAGLQPTAPGRWPARNTGKAYAYRALRKLGLAG, encoded by the coding sequence ATGGACTACGCCAATCCGCCCCTGCCCTTCGACCAGCCCGCCGATGCCGATATCCCGCAGGACGTGTTCCCGGCCGAGCAGCGGGCCCGCTTTGCCGCCCACTATCCCGAGCAGCCGCATATCCTGCAGCACACGCTGGAGGACCACCCGCTGCTGACGCTCGACGCGTTGGCGCAGCTGGCCGGGCGGCTTCCCGAAAGCGCGATCGAATACAACCGCGGCAATTTGCCGATCGGCGTCGATGGCAAGCCCGAAGCGAACGGCATGACCATCGAGCAGACCATCCACCACATCTCCACCAGCAACAGCTGGGCGGTGCTCAAGAACATCGAGCAGGACCCGGCCTACCAGGCGCTGCTGCTGCGGCTGCTGGGCGAGCTCCGCAGCGAGATCGAAGAGAAGACCGGCGCCATGCTGCGCCCGCAGGGCTTCATCTTCATTTCCAGCCCCGACGCCGTCACACCCTATCACTTCGACCCCGAGCACAACATCCTGCTGCAGATCAGGGGCAGCAAGACCATGACCCAGTTCCCCGCCGGCGACGCCCGCTATGCGCCCGACGAGATCCACGAGACCTACCACTCCGGCGGCGCGCGCGAGCTGACCTGGCGCGATGAGCTGGCCGAAGGCGGCACCGATTTCGCCATCACGGCAGGCGAAGCACTGTTCGTCCCCGTCATGGCCCCGCACTTCGTCCGCAACGGGCCCGCAAGCTCGATCTCGCTCTCGATCACCTGGCGCAGCGACTGGAGCTTCGAGGAAGCCGACGCCCGCGGGCTCAACCGCCTGCTGCGCAAGGCCGGCCTCCAGCCCACCGCCCCCGGCCGCTGGCCCGCCCGCAACACCGGCAAGGCCTATGCCTACCGCGCGCTGCGCAAGCTGGGGCTGGCCGGCTAA
- a CDS encoding universal stress protein gives MKAITVHAFDDDSFEGRLQVGLGLARAFGGHVTFVNAIPIEASVPGDFYGAAFAAMVPVWREAADRLRAKTEADMSNEDVPWNWVEFAGASVTGLLRHSAISDLLVVGAHEPQIDARVPSTTVGDLALHARCPVLVVPDGQDIIDVGAPLLVGWDGSAEASRALRTAMPLIQRASRVFLASVQENRAAGDDYDLPPLAGAEYLSRHGIECEIVELPQAGRKVADILRDAAQQRGCSMIVMGAYGHWRLAERVFGGATRDMLRDVRVPLFMTH, from the coding sequence ATGAAAGCAATCACAGTTCACGCGTTCGATGACGACAGCTTCGAAGGGCGCCTGCAAGTCGGGTTGGGGTTGGCCCGTGCGTTCGGCGGGCACGTCACCTTCGTCAATGCGATCCCGATCGAAGCCAGCGTGCCGGGCGATTTCTATGGCGCTGCCTTTGCCGCCATGGTGCCGGTGTGGCGCGAAGCGGCGGACAGGCTGCGAGCGAAGACCGAAGCGGATATGAGCAACGAGGACGTACCCTGGAACTGGGTAGAGTTCGCGGGCGCATCGGTTACGGGGCTTCTGCGGCATTCGGCGATCAGCGACCTGCTCGTGGTTGGCGCGCATGAGCCGCAGATCGATGCCCGGGTCCCCTCGACAACAGTCGGTGATCTTGCGCTGCATGCCCGCTGTCCGGTGCTGGTCGTGCCTGATGGGCAGGATATCATCGATGTCGGTGCGCCTTTGCTGGTGGGTTGGGATGGTTCGGCCGAGGCCTCCCGCGCGCTGCGCACGGCGATGCCGCTGATCCAGCGCGCCAGCCGGGTCTTCCTCGCCAGCGTGCAGGAAAATCGCGCGGCTGGCGATGATTACGACCTGCCGCCGCTGGCCGGGGCAGAGTACCTCTCGCGCCACGGGATCGAGTGCGAGATCGTCGAACTACCGCAGGCCGGCCGCAAGGTTGCCGACATCCTGCGTGACGCGGCCCAGCAACGGGGCTGCAGCATGATAGTGATGGGTGCCTACGGCCATTGGCGCCTGGCCGAGCGGGTCTTTGGCGGGGCGACGCGCGATATGCTTCGCGACGTGCGGGTGCCGCTTTTCATGACGCATTAG
- a CDS encoding fatty acid desaturase — translation MNDRADVTETQFDFDLGPADVATEAEDRAIPLGEDAGLDRYARVELLKEEREIAARFHGGPMWGYVAAAFGGFALWVALFPLTMFGVVHPLITLAVSTFLTTAGYVTCHEAMHGNIAQRGDKNFWMNKWVGEVSLLPIAVPFSMGRITHLEHHKHCNDPLKDPDYTDEAPNMLAAWYKTWWNRQPRVDGTINRYKTVCEELDTEESRLALKQTLLLQMFYLATLFTMAWSGYAIAAAVCWWLPRQLGLSWIRFFLSWAPHHPREGHTGRYDQAYIFKSKVGHFWSMCMETHLIHHLYPGIPNHRTRQAYFALKPILEKRGVDCSAL, via the coding sequence ATGAACGATCGTGCCGACGTCACTGAAACACAGTTCGATTTCGATCTCGGACCGGCAGATGTCGCGACCGAAGCGGAAGATCGTGCGATCCCTCTTGGTGAGGACGCGGGACTCGACAGATACGCCCGGGTCGAATTGCTCAAGGAAGAGCGCGAGATCGCCGCTCGCTTCCACGGGGGGCCGATGTGGGGCTATGTCGCGGCGGCGTTTGGTGGGTTCGCATTATGGGTGGCCCTGTTTCCGCTGACCATGTTCGGCGTAGTCCATCCGCTGATCACGCTGGCGGTTTCGACGTTCCTCACCACCGCCGGCTACGTCACCTGCCACGAGGCAATGCACGGCAATATCGCCCAGCGGGGGGACAAGAATTTCTGGATGAACAAGTGGGTCGGTGAAGTCTCGCTGCTGCCAATCGCGGTTCCCTTCAGCATGGGCCGGATCACCCACCTCGAGCATCACAAGCATTGCAACGACCCGCTCAAGGATCCCGACTACACCGATGAAGCGCCGAACATGTTGGCCGCGTGGTACAAGACCTGGTGGAACCGCCAGCCACGCGTCGACGGGACGATTAACCGCTACAAGACTGTGTGCGAGGAGCTTGATACCGAGGAGTCCCGGCTCGCTTTGAAGCAGACGCTTTTACTGCAGATGTTCTACCTTGCGACACTCTTCACCATGGCATGGAGCGGCTATGCCATCGCTGCCGCAGTGTGCTGGTGGCTGCCGCGCCAACTCGGGCTGAGCTGGATCCGCTTCTTCCTCAGCTGGGCCCCGCACCACCCGCGCGAAGGGCATACGGGCCGCTATGACCAGGCCTATATCTTCAAGAGCAAGGTCGGCCACTTCTGGTCGATGTGCATGGAAACCCACCTGATCCACCACCTCTATCCGGGCATACCGAACCACCGGACGCGGCAGGCCTATTTCGCGCTCAAGCCGATTTTGGAGAAGCGCGGGGTCGACTGTTCGGCGCTTTAG
- a CDS encoding sodium-translocating pyrophosphatase has protein sequence MDLVVIAIGLGLLAVVYGFVTSRQVLGADAGNAKMQEIAGAIQEGAQAYLNRQYTTIGMVGVVVAILVGVFLGPVSAVGFVIGAVLSGVAGYIGMNISVRSNVRTAAAAEKGLQNGLTLAFRAGAITGMLVAGLALLAISVFYWYLTGPGGYGLGGEDRTVVDGLVALAFGASLISIFARLGGGIFTKAADVGADLVGKVEAGIPEDDPRNPAVIADNVGDNVGDCAGMAADLFETYVVTVGATMVLTALLMSNSPQLEGLMALPLLIGGVCIVTSIIGTYFVRLGGGTNVMGAMYKGFLVSAVLAIPAIWFATDVALGGMATTMTVGDSSFNGRELFYCSLLGLVITGLIIWITEYYTGTGYRPVRSIAKASETGHGTNVIQGLAISLESTALPTIVIVAGIIIAYQLAGLIGIAYAATAMLALAGMVVALDAYGPVTDNAGGIAEMAGLDDSVREKTDLLDAVGNTTKAVTKGYAIGSAGLAALVLFAAYTTDLRVFFPTLLDGDLTNGEVSFSLENPYVIVGLLLGALLPYLFGAMGMTAVGRAAGDVVKDVREQFANDKGIMAGTSKPNYARTVDLVTKAAIKEMIVPSLLPVLAPVAVYFVISWVAGEANGFAALGALLLGVIVGGLFVALSMTAGGGAWDNAKKYIEDGNHGGKGSDAHHAAVTGDTVGDPYKDTAGPAVNPMIKITNIVALLMLAALAGGH, from the coding sequence GTGGATCTTGTAGTGATCGCGATCGGTCTGGGACTGCTTGCCGTCGTGTACGGCTTCGTCACCAGCCGCCAGGTGCTCGGCGCAGATGCCGGCAACGCAAAGATGCAGGAAATCGCCGGCGCCATCCAAGAGGGTGCGCAGGCCTATCTCAACCGCCAATACACCACCATCGGCATGGTAGGCGTTGTCGTCGCCATCCTCGTGGGCGTGTTCCTTGGCCCGGTATCGGCTGTCGGCTTCGTCATCGGTGCCGTGCTTTCGGGCGTGGCAGGCTACATCGGGATGAATATCTCGGTTCGCTCCAACGTCCGCACTGCAGCTGCTGCCGAGAAGGGCCTGCAGAACGGCCTCACGCTGGCGTTCCGCGCCGGTGCCATCACCGGCATGCTGGTGGCCGGACTAGCCCTGCTCGCCATCTCGGTGTTCTACTGGTACCTTACCGGTCCCGGCGGATACGGCCTAGGCGGTGAGGACCGGACCGTGGTCGACGGCCTCGTGGCCCTCGCTTTCGGCGCTTCGCTGATCTCGATCTTTGCTCGTCTCGGCGGCGGTATCTTCACCAAGGCTGCCGACGTCGGTGCCGACCTCGTCGGCAAGGTCGAAGCCGGTATCCCGGAAGATGATCCCCGCAACCCGGCCGTGATCGCCGACAACGTTGGCGACAACGTCGGCGACTGCGCCGGTATGGCTGCCGACCTGTTCGAAACCTATGTCGTGACCGTCGGTGCCACCATGGTGCTGACCGCACTGCTGATGTCGAACTCGCCGCAGCTCGAAGGCCTCATGGCCCTGCCGCTGCTGATCGGCGGTGTTTGCATCGTGACTTCGATCATCGGCACGTACTTCGTCCGCCTCGGCGGCGGCACGAATGTGATGGGTGCCATGTACAAGGGCTTCCTCGTCAGCGCCGTGCTGGCGATCCCGGCCATCTGGTTTGCCACCGACGTGGCGCTGGGCGGCATGGCGACCACGATGACCGTGGGCGACAGCAGCTTCAACGGCCGCGAGCTGTTCTACTGCTCGCTGCTCGGCCTCGTCATCACCGGCCTGATCATCTGGATCACCGAGTACTACACCGGCACAGGTTACCGTCCGGTCCGCTCGATCGCCAAGGCTTCGGAAACGGGTCACGGCACCAATGTGATCCAGGGTCTTGCCATCAGCCTTGAATCGACCGCGCTGCCGACCATCGTCATCGTCGCGGGCATCATCATCGCTTATCAGCTCGCTGGCCTGATCGGTATCGCCTACGCCGCGACCGCGATGCTGGCGCTGGCAGGCATGGTCGTTGCGCTCGACGCCTATGGCCCAGTGACCGATAACGCCGGCGGCATCGCCGAAATGGCCGGTCTCGATGACAGTGTGCGTGAGAAGACCGACCTGCTCGACGCGGTTGGCAACACCACCAAGGCCGTGACCAAGGGCTATGCTATCGGTTCGGCCGGCCTCGCCGCGCTGGTTCTGTTCGCAGCCTACACGACGGACCTTCGGGTGTTCTTCCCGACGCTGCTCGACGGCGACCTCACCAATGGTGAAGTCTCGTTCAGCCTCGAGAACCCGTATGTCATCGTCGGCCTGCTGCTCGGCGCGCTGCTGCCGTACCTGTTCGGTGCGATGGGCATGACTGCGGTTGGTCGTGCTGCCGGGGACGTCGTCAAGGACGTGCGCGAGCAGTTCGCCAACGACAAGGGCATCATGGCAGGCACCAGCAAGCCCAACTATGCCCGCACGGTGGACCTCGTGACCAAGGCCGCGATCAAGGAGATGATCGTTCCTTCGTTGCTGCCGGTTCTCGCGCCCGTCGCGGTGTACTTCGTGATCAGCTGGGTCGCCGGTGAAGCCAACGGCTTTGCTGCGCTCGGCGCACTGCTGCTCGGCGTCATCGTCGGCGGCCTGTTCGTGGCCCTTTCCATGACCGCCGGTGGCGGCGCATGGGACAACGCCAAGAAGTACATCGAAGACGGCAACCACGGCGGCAAGGGTTCGGATGCCCACCACGCTGCCGTGACCGGCGATACCGTTGGCGATCCTTACAAGGATACCGCAGGTCCGGCCGTGAACCCGATGATCAAGATCACCAACATCGTGGCGCTGCTGATGCTCGCTGCGCTGGCGGGTGGTCATTGA
- a CDS encoding acyl-CoA thioesterase, with product MSDTTPTEIPPEKLVGSLVKLLTVEKRATDVYQGRPQKGGTGRVFGGQVIAQALQAAQQTIAGGKEAHSLHAYFLRGGKEGPPIEYRIERDFDGRSFANRRVVASQENEDGTSTPILNLTASFHAPEEGMEHDDAPMPDVPDPDDLRSDMEVRRELAEMLGERMNDAQRAMMLRPRPIEMRTCGRLHWMNREPSEPRAHSWFRTVAPLPDDAALHRAIIAYASDYTLLGTSALPHGLSWFRGELIGASLDHAIWFHRPARADEWLLYATESPWSGGGRGMNLGRIFNREGQLVASVAQEGMMRKRVKKD from the coding sequence ATGAGCGACACCACACCCACCGAAATCCCGCCCGAGAAGCTCGTCGGCAGCCTCGTCAAGCTGCTGACAGTCGAGAAGCGTGCCACCGATGTCTACCAGGGCCGCCCGCAGAAGGGCGGCACCGGGCGGGTCTTCGGCGGACAGGTCATCGCCCAGGCATTGCAGGCAGCACAGCAGACCATTGCGGGCGGCAAAGAGGCCCACTCGCTCCACGCCTATTTCCTGCGCGGCGGCAAGGAAGGCCCGCCGATCGAATACCGCATCGAGCGCGATTTCGACGGCCGCAGCTTCGCCAACCGCCGGGTGGTTGCGAGCCAGGAGAACGAGGACGGCACCAGCACCCCGATCCTCAACCTCACCGCCAGCTTCCACGCCCCGGAGGAGGGCATGGAGCATGACGATGCCCCCATGCCCGACGTGCCCGACCCCGACGACCTGCGCAGCGACATGGAGGTGCGCCGCGAGCTGGCCGAGATGCTGGGCGAACGCATGAACGATGCCCAGCGCGCCATGATGCTGCGCCCGCGCCCGATCGAAATGCGCACCTGCGGCCGGCTCCACTGGATGAACCGCGAACCGAGCGAGCCGCGCGCCCACAGCTGGTTCCGCACGGTCGCCCCGCTGCCCGACGACGCCGCGCTGCACCGCGCAATCATCGCCTATGCCAGCGACTACACGCTGCTCGGCACCAGCGCCCTGCCCCACGGCCTCAGCTGGTTCCGCGGCGAGCTGATCGGCGCGAGCCTCGACCACGCCATCTGGTTCCACCGGCCCGCGCGGGCCGACGAATGGCTGCTCTACGCCACCGAAAGCCCGTGGAGCGGCGGCGGCCGCGGCATGAACCTCGGCCGCATCTTCAACCGCGAAGGCCAGCTGGTCGCGAGCGTGGCACAGGAAGGGATGATGCGGAAGCGGGTGAAGAAGGACTGA
- a CDS encoding GNAT family N-acetyltransferase, translating into MTRHEDGLLAQAGQEGPRLMVQPWRAAHVLDNRWDWLELADRATSPNPFFERWAMLPALENFASDHPVRLLTLYDGDTLVGLMPLALSRDYYGKVIPHVSCWLHQNAFCGVPLVASGYEIAFWSAVLDWADAEGKGAPFLHLAKQPTDGPLYTALRNVLALQQRPACVVQQEDRALLASDLSAEEYFMQSMSTKKRKELRRQHKRLSEEGELRFHRSRGGEDIEAWIEAYLWLEKAGWKGTQGTSLADDHGTTEFFRTAIAGAADAGKLERLTMTLDGRPIAMLANFLTPPGGFSFKTTFDEDYARFSPGVLLQRENLELLANPVIDWVDSCAAADHPMIERIWREKRRIVSLNIALGGPLRRNAMRILARLETGSFPKGLD; encoded by the coding sequence ATGACACGCCACGAGGACGGATTGCTGGCGCAGGCAGGACAGGAAGGTCCGCGCCTGATGGTGCAGCCCTGGCGCGCAGCGCATGTGCTCGACAACCGGTGGGACTGGCTCGAACTGGCCGACCGGGCTACTTCTCCCAACCCATTCTTTGAACGCTGGGCGATGCTCCCCGCCCTAGAGAATTTCGCCTCCGATCACCCGGTTCGCCTACTGACGCTTTACGACGGAGATACGCTGGTCGGCCTGATGCCCCTCGCGCTCAGTCGCGACTACTACGGTAAGGTCATCCCGCATGTGTCATGCTGGCTGCACCAGAACGCTTTCTGCGGTGTACCGCTGGTCGCCAGCGGTTACGAGATCGCCTTCTGGTCCGCGGTACTTGACTGGGCCGATGCGGAGGGCAAGGGCGCGCCTTTCCTGCACCTGGCCAAGCAACCGACCGACGGGCCGCTCTATACCGCCTTGCGCAATGTCCTGGCGCTACAGCAGCGCCCTGCCTGCGTCGTCCAGCAAGAGGATCGCGCCCTGCTCGCATCCGACCTCTCGGCGGAGGAGTATTTCATGCAGTCGATGAGTACCAAGAAGCGCAAGGAACTGCGCCGACAGCACAAGCGACTCTCCGAGGAAGGCGAACTGCGCTTCCACCGCAGCCGGGGCGGCGAGGATATCGAAGCGTGGATCGAGGCCTACCTATGGCTGGAAAAGGCCGGCTGGAAAGGCACCCAGGGCACCTCACTGGCTGACGACCACGGCACCACCGAATTCTTCCGTACGGCAATCGCCGGAGCGGCAGATGCCGGCAAGCTCGAACGGCTCACGATGACGCTCGACGGACGCCCCATCGCCATGCTCGCCAACTTCCTCACCCCGCCGGGTGGGTTCAGCTTCAAGACCACCTTCGACGAGGACTATGCCCGCTTCTCCCCCGGTGTCCTGCTCCAGCGCGAAAACCTCGAACTGCTCGCCAACCCCGTTATCGATTGGGTCGACAGTTGTGCCGCCGCGGATCACCCGATGATCGAGCGTATCTGGCGTGAGAAACGCCGGATAGTGTCGCTCAACATCGCGCTGGGCGGTCCGCTGCGCCGCAATGCCATGCGGATCCTGGCGCGGCTCGAAACCGGCTCCTTCCCGAAAGGCCTCGATTGA
- the nusB gene encoding transcription antitermination factor NusB — translation MNQRSQSRSAARLAAVQALYQKHMEGTPLARLLNEFHQHRLGREIEEGEHYAEAEVDFFDDVVTGVDARTDEIDALITAKLAEGWTIARLDKTMVQVLRAGTYELLARADVPVGTAISEYVDVAKAFFDDREAKFVNGVLDAIAKEVR, via the coding sequence ATGAATCAACGCTCCCAATCCCGCTCTGCCGCTCGCCTCGCCGCGGTGCAGGCGCTGTACCAGAAGCATATGGAAGGCACGCCGCTCGCCCGTCTCCTCAACGAGTTCCACCAGCACCGGCTGGGTCGCGAGATCGAGGAAGGCGAGCACTATGCCGAAGCCGAAGTCGACTTCTTCGACGACGTGGTAACTGGCGTAGATGCGCGAACCGATGAAATCGACGCGCTGATCACCGCCAAGCTGGCGGAAGGCTGGACAATCGCCCGGCTCGACAAGACCATGGTGCAGGTGCTGCGCGCCGGCACCTACGAACTGCTGGCCCGCGCCGATGTGCCGGTCGGCACTGCGATCAGCGAATATGTCGATGTCGCCAAGGCCTTCTTCGACGACCGCGAAGCCAAGTTCGTCAACGGCGTGCTGGATGCGATCGCCAAAGAGGTAAGGTGA
- the thiL gene encoding thiamine-phosphate kinase, with the protein MSGELDLIAQLRALATDPAARGLNDDAAVLTIGGQELVVTHDMMVEGMHWLKGQDMADVAWKLVAVNLSDLAAKGALPIGVILGQMMGSDSDRFLAGLKEALDAFDVPLLGGDTVGESGGPRALGLTALGKATFSPVPGRDGARPGDLLYITGPVGGAMMGFEALQTGSEADSLAFRRPQPLLAAGAALAPHVSAMMDVSDGVLLDAWRLATASGVTLAMASEDIPLAAPEDRRAEALRWGDDYQLLFTAPPSAELPVKATPIGTVEEGEPPLLLDGLAIWDTEGLGYRH; encoded by the coding sequence GTGAGCGGCGAGCTCGACCTTATCGCACAGCTCCGCGCACTGGCGACGGACCCGGCAGCGCGTGGCCTCAATGACGATGCGGCGGTGCTCACTATCGGCGGGCAAGAGCTGGTCGTCACGCACGACATGATGGTCGAAGGGATGCACTGGCTGAAAGGCCAGGACATGGCCGACGTGGCGTGGAAGCTGGTGGCGGTGAACCTGTCCGACCTTGCCGCGAAGGGCGCGTTGCCGATCGGGGTGATCCTGGGCCAGATGATGGGCAGCGACAGCGACCGCTTCCTCGCCGGCCTCAAGGAAGCACTCGATGCCTTCGACGTCCCGCTCCTCGGCGGCGATACCGTCGGCGAAAGCGGTGGCCCGCGCGCGCTCGGCCTGACCGCGCTTGGCAAGGCGACATTCTCGCCAGTGCCGGGGCGCGACGGAGCGCGGCCTGGAGACCTGCTCTACATCACCGGCCCGGTCGGCGGGGCGATGATGGGGTTCGAAGCGTTGCAGACCGGCTCGGAAGCCGACAGCCTCGCCTTCCGCCGCCCGCAGCCGCTACTCGCCGCAGGAGCCGCGCTCGCCCCCCATGTCAGCGCGATGATGGACGTGTCGGACGGCGTCCTGCTCGACGCCTGGCGCCTCGCCACCGCCAGCGGCGTGACCCTTGCGATGGCGAGCGAAGACATCCCCCTCGCCGCCCCCGAAGACCGCCGCGCCGAAGCCCTGCGCTGGGGCGACGACTACCAGCTCCTCTTCACCGCCCCGCCCTCCGCCGAGTTGCCGGTCAAGGCTACCCCCATAGGTACGGTCGAGGAAGGCGAACCGCCGCTGTTGCTGGACGGGCTGGCGATCTGGGATACCGAAGGACTCGGCTACCGGCACTAA
- a CDS encoding methyl-accepting chemotaxis protein — translation MKPTFDLLSGLRNRGEHPAGPSVRPAEPSMELQAALRRAEEAESALEAERASRRAAEAKLKQARAEALAELANEFRASVATVTQALGSAAEQLEKSSHTLRSFAHSTNAEVTSVQATMAGASKQAGRIFADAKDLHESVATVDISWGFLARMGSEARESTVTSETTIAELGENSAKVGKVVDVIRGIADKTKILAINAKIEAARSGDSGRGFAVVASEVELLADTVQQVTEEATQMIDAIRVGATDTDKAVRDVTGVMQRLIDSAEAIGVEVSQQEGKALTIKDSAGDGARQIEEAAERCRDVAEAAANASDLSTEIEQAAEHLAGIVHDLEKSTEDFLGHLQSSV, via the coding sequence ATGAAACCGACATTCGATCTTCTTTCGGGCCTCCGCAATCGCGGGGAGCATCCGGCTGGACCATCGGTCCGGCCGGCGGAGCCGTCCATGGAGTTGCAGGCTGCGCTACGGCGTGCGGAAGAGGCCGAATCGGCGCTTGAAGCGGAGCGCGCATCGCGGCGCGCCGCCGAAGCGAAGCTGAAACAGGCGCGGGCCGAGGCCCTGGCCGAACTGGCCAATGAGTTCCGTGCCTCTGTTGCTACTGTTACTCAGGCGCTGGGATCAGCCGCCGAGCAGCTGGAAAAATCGTCACACACGCTGCGATCCTTTGCGCATTCGACCAATGCCGAGGTGACGAGCGTTCAGGCGACCATGGCCGGTGCATCCAAGCAAGCCGGCCGGATCTTTGCCGATGCCAAGGACCTGCATGAATCGGTCGCGACAGTCGATATTTCCTGGGGTTTCCTCGCCCGCATGGGCTCGGAAGCGCGCGAAAGCACGGTCACCAGCGAAACTACGATTGCCGAACTGGGCGAGAATTCCGCCAAGGTGGGCAAGGTCGTCGATGTCATCCGTGGGATCGCCGACAAGACCAAGATCCTCGCCATCAATGCCAAGATCGAAGCGGCCCGTTCAGGCGATTCCGGGCGCGGCTTTGCCGTAGTCGCCAGCGAGGTGGAATTGCTGGCCGACACGGTCCAGCAAGTGACTGAAGAAGCCACTCAGATGATCGACGCGATCCGCGTCGGTGCGACCGATACCGACAAGGCGGTGCGCGACGTGACCGGGGTGATGCAGCGGCTGATCGATTCCGCCGAAGCCATCGGCGTCGAGGTCAGCCAGCAGGAAGGCAAGGCGTTGACGATCAAGGACAGCGCCGGAGACGGCGCGCGCCAGATCGAGGAAGCTGCGGAGCGTTGCCGCGACGTCGCTGAAGCAGCCGCCAACGCTTCCGACCTTTCGACGGAAATCGAGCAAGCGGCAGAACATTTGGCCGGGATTGTGCACGACCTGGAGAAGTCGACCGAGGATTTCCTCGGTCATCTGCAGTCTTCAGTCTGA
- a CDS encoding carotenoid oxygenase family protein, which produces MNITRHPPVRTSLEPSNHPYLSGAWTPLHEEVDVAELEVIEGAIPADIDGIYLRNTENQVHQPLGRHHPFDGDAMIHQLSISGGKASYRNRFVRTQCFEAEQIAGRSLWGGLMDPAGTSERPGFGAHGGLKDTGSTDIIVHAGVAYATLYQCGEAWMLDPETLETLGKAPWGPLDGISAHPKVDEGTGELMFFNYSKHTPYMHYGVVDRAGKLVHYVPIPLPGPRLPHDMAITPNWSILNDMPLFWDEELLKRDIHAARLHEGIPTRFALIPRHGQPEDIRWFEAEPTFVLHWTNAYELGDEVVLEGYHQSNPMPEPLEEFGRYAHMMSYVDEHSFGCRLHRWRFNLKTGETSEERLSERIVEFGMINPRYAMQPSRYVWSTTSKPGWFLFNGYCRHDTLTGEEQVYQLPEGVYASESPMVPRKPASSSAAVGEQTREDDGWLVTFLIDENTGTSQCAILDASDVTKGPICRLALPHKLCSGTHSTWVERSQLEADKAFRLERLVA; this is translated from the coding sequence ATGAACATCACCCGCCACCCGCCGGTCCGCACCAGTCTCGAACCGTCCAACCACCCCTATCTCTCGGGCGCGTGGACGCCGTTGCATGAGGAAGTCGACGTTGCCGAGCTCGAAGTGATCGAGGGTGCGATCCCGGCGGATATCGACGGCATCTACCTGCGCAATACCGAGAACCAGGTGCACCAGCCGTTGGGGCGGCATCATCCCTTCGATGGCGATGCGATGATCCACCAGCTCAGCATTTCGGGCGGCAAGGCGAGCTATCGCAACCGCTTCGTGCGCACGCAGTGTTTCGAGGCGGAGCAGATCGCGGGGCGCAGCCTGTGGGGCGGGTTGATGGACCCGGCGGGTACCTCCGAGCGACCCGGCTTCGGCGCGCATGGGGGGCTCAAGGATACCGGCAGCACCGACATCATCGTCCACGCCGGGGTGGCCTATGCCACGCTCTACCAGTGCGGCGAGGCGTGGATGCTCGATCCGGAGACGCTGGAGACGCTGGGCAAGGCGCCGTGGGGGCCGCTCGACGGCATCTCCGCCCATCCCAAGGTCGACGAGGGCACGGGCGAGCTGATGTTCTTCAACTATTCCAAGCACACGCCCTACATGCATTATGGCGTGGTCGACCGGGCGGGGAAGCTGGTGCACTATGTGCCAATCCCGCTGCCCGGCCCGCGCCTGCCGCATGACATGGCGATTACCCCCAACTGGTCGATCCTCAACGACATGCCGCTGTTCTGGGACGAGGAATTGCTCAAGCGCGATATCCACGCCGCGCGACTGCACGAGGGGATACCGACGCGCTTCGCGCTGATCCCGCGGCACGGCCAGCCGGAGGACATCCGCTGGTTCGAGGCCGAGCCGACCTTCGTGCTGCACTGGACCAATGCTTACGAGCTGGGGGATGAGGTGGTGCTGGAGGGCTATCACCAGTCCAACCCCATGCCCGAACCGCTCGAGGAGTTCGGCCGCTATGCCCACATGATGTCCTATGTCGACGAGCACAGCTTCGGCTGCCGCCTGCACCGCTGGCGTTTCAACCTGAAAACGGGCGAGACAAGCGAGGAGCGGCTGAGCGAGCGGATCGTCGAATTCGGCATGATCAACCCGCGATATGCCATGCAGCCGAGCCGCTATGTCTGGTCGACGACGAGCAAACCGGGCTGGTTCCTGTTCAACGGCTATTGCCGCCACGACACGCTTACGGGCGAGGAGCAGGTCTACCAGCTGCCCGAAGGCGTCTATGCCAGCGAAAGCCCGATGGTGCCGCGCAAACCCGCCTCAAGCAGCGCAGCGGTAGGCGAACAAACACGCGAGGATGACGGCTGGTTGGTCACTTTCCTGATCGACGAGAACACCGGCACCTCGCAATGCGCGATCCTCGATGCCTCGGACGTGACCAAAGGCCCGATCTGCCGCCTCGCGCTGCCGCACAAGCTCTGCAGCGGCACGCATTCGACCTGGGTCGAGCGCAGCCAGCTGGAGGCGGACAAGGCGTTCAGGCTGGAGCGGCTGGTGGCCTGA